A window of Paenibacillus polygoni contains these coding sequences:
- the pfkB gene encoding 1-phosphofructokinase has product MIYTVTLNPSIDYIVEVEQLQLGHLNRMKRDLKLPGGKGINVSRVLTQLGAENTAMGFLGGFTGEFIRDFLSKSTVASDFVSISDDTRINVKLKHGDETEVNGLGPAITKEEAQALVAKLSQLKKGDILVLSGSVPPSLGSDFYERLIQVCKEAGADFVIDTTGEALLQALKDKPLLVKPNHHELAELFGVTIDTKEDLVKYGRKLLENGAKHVLISMAGEGALLITDNEVYHANVPAGKVKNSVGAGDSMIAGFIGTFALTGDVLKAFRTGVASGSATAFSDDLAVKEQIEALIPEVQINEWK; this is encoded by the coding sequence ATGATCTATACAGTGACACTGAATCCTTCCATTGATTACATCGTGGAAGTTGAACAATTACAGCTCGGTCATTTAAACCGAATGAAGCGGGATTTGAAGTTACCTGGAGGAAAAGGGATTAACGTTTCTAGAGTACTTACCCAGCTTGGTGCAGAAAATACAGCGATGGGATTCCTTGGCGGTTTCACAGGTGAATTCATTCGTGATTTCTTATCCAAGAGCACGGTTGCTTCCGACTTTGTATCGATTTCTGATGATACAAGAATTAATGTGAAGCTGAAGCATGGTGATGAAACGGAAGTTAATGGACTTGGACCTGCAATTACGAAGGAAGAAGCACAAGCCCTTGTAGCAAAGCTCTCTCAACTGAAAAAAGGCGATATTCTCGTTCTTTCGGGCAGTGTACCACCTTCTCTTGGCAGTGACTTTTATGAGCGATTAATTCAGGTTTGTAAAGAAGCAGGGGCTGATTTTGTTATCGATACAACGGGAGAAGCCTTGTTACAAGCACTGAAAGACAAACCTCTGCTTGTTAAGCCGAATCATCATGAACTGGCAGAACTATTCGGCGTTACCATTGATACGAAAGAGGATTTGGTGAAATATGGCCGGAAACTACTTGAAAATGGTGCTAAGCATGTGCTGATCTCTATGGCGGGTGAAGGTGCATTGTTAATTACGGATAACGAGGTGTATCACGCTAATGTTCCTGCTGGTAAAGTGAAAAATTCAGTAGGTGCTGGAGATTCCATGATTGCTGGATTTATTGGAACGTTTGCTCTGACAGGCGATGTACTGAAAGCGTTCCGTACGGGAGTTGCTTCAGGTAGTGCTACTGCGTTCTCCGACGATCTTGCAGTGAAAGAACAGATTGAAGCACTGATCCCTGAGGTCCAAATTAATGAGTGGAAATAA
- a CDS encoding DeoR/GlpR family DNA-binding transcription regulator, which translates to MLTEERYRLILERLQSRGVVKLQELVELLGASESTVRRDLIDLEANRLLKRVHGGASLITQKSTEPGMDEKTFKNIYEKNKIARLAAMQLQNGDCIYLDAGTTTLSMIPYIEAQNITVVTNGLSHVDALVSKNIRSYLLGGLMKTHTKAVIGSIALQNMNQFRFDKSFIGTNGIDVKMGYTTPDPEEALIKRNAHLLSGETYVLADSSKFGEITFAKLFDLNEATLITDMVPEPYQVPIGQKYKVIEG; encoded by the coding sequence TTTAGAACGCTTACAATCACGCGGCGTTGTCAAACTGCAAGAGCTTGTAGAGTTGCTAGGTGCTTCTGAATCAACGGTTAGAAGAGATCTTATTGATCTGGAAGCCAATCGTCTGCTTAAGCGAGTCCATGGCGGTGCTTCATTAATAACACAGAAAAGTACCGAACCAGGTATGGATGAAAAAACGTTCAAAAACATTTATGAGAAAAATAAAATTGCCAGGCTTGCAGCCATGCAATTGCAAAATGGCGATTGTATCTATCTAGATGCTGGTACAACTACCCTTTCCATGATTCCTTATATAGAAGCACAGAATATTACCGTAGTAACGAACGGATTGTCTCATGTGGATGCGTTAGTCTCCAAAAATATTCGCAGTTACTTGCTTGGCGGCTTGATGAAAACGCATACGAAAGCAGTTATAGGGAGTATTGCGCTTCAAAATATGAATCAATTCCGTTTTGATAAATCGTTTATTGGTACGAATGGAATTGATGTAAAGATGGGGTATACTACTCCTGACCCGGAGGAAGCCTTAATAAAACGGAACGCGCATTTGTTGTCTGGTGAAACTTATGTGCTGGCTGATTCCAGTAAATTTGGTGAAATTACGTTTGCTAAGTTGTTTGACTTGAACGAAGCAACGCTAATTACTGATATGGTGCCTGAACCATATCAAGTTCCCATTGGACAGAAATATAAAGTAATCGAGGGATGA